TGTGGACTAGAGTTTCTGATTGGGGCACTTCACCCTAATATTTGATTACAAACCCTTGGCTGTCTGAGCACTTCTATACAATATATAATAACTTTCGTATGTACCTGTGTTTATTGCCATGCTGATGATGATTTTGTCCAATCACCTGAGATGTAGTGGAACTGAGACCCTGTTTACAGGGAGAACccttagggggggggggggggggggtggatgGGGGGGTTGGTGGGGAAATTGCATTTCACATGAAATTAATGGATAATTCTGAGGCAGCTAATGTAGTTATTTTGTCTTTTTAAGTTTAGTTTTGACTACTGCTTTCTTCACCATGATTGAGTTTTTAACTATTCTACATTTCACAATAACTGGTTGACATGTGGACTGAAAAAGCTCATAAAGTGTGTGTTGTCTATCAGCTTCTTCTTTCGAAATTTACGAGACCGCAGTTAAACTACAACACTATATTATTTCATGCAAGGCTAATGAAATCCAAGCTTGGGTTTATGTGGATTTGAATAACGTATCACTCTTAAATGATTTTTCCTCATGATTTATTAGAAGAAGTTTATTAGAAGGGCAACGATGATCAATGCTATATTTCTGACACCTCTTGTATGAGAAGAACCTTCAAAAAGTTCTTCCTTGAGCACAGTTAGCAACTCTCTGAGCCCTTCTCCTCCTTATGTTCCTCTTGTTTTGTCATTATAGTTTTGTCATTATAGCCTCACGTTTTCAGTCAGGTAATTTTTTAACCCAGGCACACCTAAGCCCTACAGCTAAGCTGATGGTTCATATAAAAAAGCCAATTTGCAGAGCAAAGTCGTCTAATTTTAATGGCGTAACATTTGCATTGAAGGTTGGCAATAATAAGAAACGATTCTCCGTGCCTATCGAAACCTCAATTTTGAACAAGGCCTCGAACAAGTCGATACATTTCTTTATTGTtattcattaattttttttatcaggTAGACAATAATCATGACTGGTGACATTTTTTAAGTGCCATATAATCTAGTTCTCAATCTTCTTGATACATGATCAAGTATCCAACAATGAAGACACAGGTATATTGCCAAGTTAGCTATGTTTCTTTAGGCCTTAGGGGCATTAGCTTTTTGCTTTTTGTTTACCTATGTAGTATTATATCAATTCCATTGGCAGAACCTAGGATAAAATTTATAGGTAAACATTTGGTGAGTTACTACTCTGTGGTGAGTTACTACTCTGTTGTAGATTGGAAACCATTGCCTGTCATGCTTTTTAGtgaacaaaagagtttttcatcTAGCATTATGAAGACATTGTGTAATTGAATCTTATTTGTGGAGTTTTGGCAGTGATGACTTATACACAGCTTTATGCCAGTTCTGCTTCAGAAAATTCTTGATAGAGAGCTGAAATATATCTGAgtctaattttctttttattatgcttTCTATGTATGGCATATTTTCACTGAATACAGACTGATAATGTCACATCATCTATTCTATTAATTGTGAAGCCGATGATGATATTATCCAATTAATTGAGGTAAAGTGGAACTGAGACCCTGTTTACAGGGAGAACCCCTTGGCGAAGCTATATTTCAAATGACATCAATGGATCTAGCTGAGGCATTTTATTGTTTGTCCTTTCAATTTGGTTTCAATTTTTTAAGCTTTGTTCACTCGATGTTACTTGTGACTCGATGTTACTTGTGTTACTTGTTTCTCGTGTGAAAAAGGAATCAATCTTGATATTGATGCGATGATGAGTTGAAGCACACGGGAGTGTGTATAGGGCAGTGGAAAAGACCTAAATAGTCTTTGCCGTGAGCCTTTAACAAAAACGACTTCTCCTTCCACTGAGCTTCAAGTATCTTGAtagatttcctttttttttctgtttcattTATATTTTATTGACGTTAATTACACATTTATTTATTTAGTTTGTTAAGTTTAGAATGAACTGAACGTCTGGCAGATATTGTGCTTTAGTTTGCTCAGGGAATATAATACTTTTCCTTTGGTCATATGCCAAGCTATGTTAACTGCATGTTGCACCCCGGGCTTCTCTGAAGTATGCGATGATGAAAAAAGCCCCAATGCTCGTGCTATATTTATGCTGTTTAGTGTTGCAGGTTTGCTTAGTTTCTTTAACAGCTTATTTGTGTCAAAATAACGGCCAGATTTTTGCAGTTTTACAATTTCTTTGTTTTGACTGAAATTCACCAGAATCATAGTTGTTTTTTGCAAGTTATGAATATTGTTAGAGTTAAATTACCCATGGTGACTGCATTGGTTTCCTTTCCCTAGTTTTCCTGATTACTTGCTTTATTGACGAGATTTATAAGATGGAAGTGATGATCCTTTCCCCAGCTGATCGACTAAGATTATAGTGTGCGTTTTGTTTAAATCTCTTTTTCAACAGAGGAGGTTTTCCAAGCCAGTACTCTGATCCATCTTTTTTCTCCTCGCATTATGAAACACTTGTTGTTCATTATGATAGTTCGAAAATGGTGATTTGTGTTCTGTTGAATAGAATTTGTTGTTCAATGTTTATGATGATAAATCTAAGGCTTGTTTCTCAAGAACATTCGCAGTTGCCGACTGAGAGCTTTCGCCTTTCGCAGGGCTTGAGAGCTAGTGCTGCTTTATTCCTTCCTTGGATGTCTGAAACATTTTGATAAAACTCTTTTTTGTAACTTTTAACTTATTGATCTTCAGATCCATCATAATGGAGTAAATTACATTTGACAGTTTTCATGAAAATAATTTCTTGCTTATATTTTTCATTTCAACGACAACTTTTTGTACAAAAACTTCGTATATGATGATAGATTTTGTAGTTAGCGGATGTGTAAGTTAGATTTCATCAATGATATTGTAAAGTTACACACACTAAGCCTAAATCTTACATCAAAATTATCTTTTTCTTATGAGTTTTCAATGGATTGTGAAAATAGGAATCAAATTAGTTTTCAATTATGAGTTGAAGCACACGGGAGTGTACCTAAAAATCTTTGCCGTGAGCCTTTAACAAAAACGACTTCTCCTTCCACTGAGCTCAAGTATCTTTATAGATTCCTTTTTATGTTTCATTTATATTTTGTTCATGATAAGCAAAAAGCACACATCTATTTTACATTTTAGATTTATGATATAAACCCCAAACCTCAAATATTTTTGTATGTGGTTGAAAGATAATACTCTCATGACCATTAAAAATCTGTTCCTTTATTTTCCTCGTGTAATCTTTTAATTCTAATTAGTTTTTTCGGATAGCACATTCGAAGGCTTACAGGTGACATTTTCATAAAAGACCTGATGAGCTCAAAAGTTGTGCAAAATCTTTTTGGTCTTTCTGTTTGTATCCTCTTGTGTTGGGTTTTTTGTAAACTTTTACATTTGGATCCTTTGTAGAAAGACCAACATCTTGAAGATTATATGCAGTTCTTGATTAATGTAATGAAACCGAAAATGACATGTCCACCATAGTGCTTTGAAAATAACCAGAAACAAACAAGTTAATAACTTTGTTTTGTTTCTGGTTATTTTCGAAGCGCTGTGGTGGACatgttattttcaatgtaaaatcTAGGCCAACTTGGTCGCTTTGGGGGAGAATCATTGGTGCTTTTGGCAAATCAATCAACTTACAAAGAAACACACTTACAAAGATAAGGTTGCTGTTTGCAAATGATTATTTTTTCAGTTAGTATTATTGATTACAATTTAGAGTTAATGAATTTATTATGCAGAGATATGTGTGTATCGGAGTTGTGCTTTAAATGCATTTTATCCGAAAGAGTTATCTGCGAAACTGATTTTTGGTGAAGGTGGGCAGTTGAGTTTCATCATAAATCTATTGATTTATCAACAATCATTTTCTCCACATTTGTAATTTTTCCTTGGTCTTGTGTTTTTCAGTTTTATTATTCACtgtggttttgttttttttgatagtTTTTGGGGGTATTTTTAAAATGCAGAGATATGTGTGTGTACTATTTATAGTGACCTGAAAATTCAGTGATGATACTATTGTGGACTAGAGTTGTTTCTGATTGGGGCACTTCACCTTACTATTTGATTACAAACCCTCGGCTGTCTGAGCACTGTTATATATACATTATATAATAACTTTCGTATTTACATGTGTTTATCGCCAATGCTCATGATGACTCTGTCCAATCACCTGAGATGTAGTGGAACTGAGACCCTGTTTACAGGAGAACCCCTTGGGGAAATTGCATTTCACATGAAATTGGATATTTCTGAGGCATTTTGCTAATGCAGTCATTTTATCTTTTTAAGTTTCGTTTTGACTACTACTTTGCAGTCATTTTATCTTATTCCCAGGACCCGTTCCCGTTCTCCATGATACTGAGCAACAAAACATCGTAGATTAACGGAGGAGACtttgagaaaaagaagaaggaaacagcTTGACAAATAACACTTGAAGAAAAGATTGATCAATAGTAGTTGTGAAAAAGGGAAACAAGTTGTTGAATCAGCAGCACTCCATTTTGAATTCCTTCATTGCATTTTTTAATGGAGGGAAAGGATCATTTCAACTAAAAATTGGTCAAGGTGAAGAGGAGAAGCAGGAGCAGCAGAACGGGATGGAAAGAGGAACAGTTGGTTGTCTTCCCGAGGAATTGGTGATTGAAAGCATTCTGACCAGATTACCAGCCCGGACTCTAGGTGCTTGCTGTTGCGTCAGTAAGTTATGGTACAATTCAATCCTTAAAGATTCTAGATTTTCAGCTATTCATTacattcaaaacaaaaataaacaatttctagTCTTTAATATACTTAATCTATTGAGAGGCggtatagaagtaattactggttcAGTCTATTAGAACGAGAAAAGGTTGTTATCAGACTTATCTCAGGTCAAAATAACCCGAGGCGTATATATGAATTAGTAGGCTTTTGCAATGGTTTACCTTGTATAAAGCTAGTCGGTAAACCTGCTGACACTTATTGTTACATAACTATCCTTAACCCGATCAGGGTGATTCACTTGTCCTCTCATATACTTATGGTATCATACATACACTTGTATCATGGTTTGGTTATGATTCATTATCAAAAGTATACAAGGCTGTCATTATTTTTGCTTCAAAAGCCAACAACGAGTTTTTTTGCATGGTTATTACACTGGGAACCATGTCATGGAGAAAGATAATTACTAGTATTCTTGATATCTTACCACCACCGGGTTCTTCTCCTTTTCCTAGCCGAATGGTCACTAGAGTCTCGAGAACTCTATATAGACAAGCCACCTTTTGCGGGGGTGATCTTTATTGGAGGACCAAGAATAAAGTTGCTAATAATGATGATGAGATTGAAATGTTGCTCTCACTCGAGAAGATTCGCTTCATTCGTCTCCCGACTGAATGTACTCCGACAACAGCGACACGTGAGGGTCAAGATTTAATAGTTGATCATCTTCTGGAGTTTAAAGGATACCCTTGTACTGCACGTTCCGAGAGGATGCCCAACAGTATTTATCATTGTGGCCATCGTTGTAATTATCAgactggtgtttgttgttgttgttacaagGTTGATATGTATATATTGAAGGACAAGGTCATGCAAGTATGGACCAGGGAGGAAACTTTCTGTGTTCAGATTATGGTTCAGGAAGGTTTACTACCAACTCCCCTCTGTCGGTACTTTAACACTTCTGATGCTATGCCTCCTCCTATGCGCATGTTGACTTTCTCTGATAAGGTGTTATTGTATTGGTTTAATGGGGAACGTCTTATATTCTACAATGTGCAAGAAAAGCATCTCAAGTTGGTGGAATGATCCCGCACCTATCCTAGTATTTTTTTCAAACAAAGATGAACGAAGACCTAGAGCGTTATATtggtgatgatgataatgtttatCAGCTGCACGCTCAAGTGGAGAACACTGTTTCTCTGGAAACCTTCATTCCTAAAGAAGCTAAAACTATCAAAACTGATTGTTCTGATGACCTGATACCCTTTCTCGAAAACAACATAGCGGCAGGATGGTTGACTGCGAGTAGGGAAAAACATACTTATTctgttttcttttgatttcatttGTCCTGTTTCAGTTTTCTATACATTTGAGTGTTGTTTGTctgtttatttatttgtttatttatttattgaagaAACTACGGTTACACTGAATAGACATTGCAATTGCAAATATGTTTAAACATGATTTGGATTTTAGTCATGTTGATTAGTTATATGGGTGAAAGTATAGAATTCCTGTCATTCACAACCTTAAAAAACGATTGCAGGGGGTTTATGTGCTTAGACCggaaaaaaaacattaaaataaaAGAACATGTACCAATACCagacaaataaaaaatcaataaaaaacatAAATGAACCGAATATCCAATACTAGACAAACAAAACTCCTGGTATGTAAGAAACTCTAGAACTATAATGCACAGCCATGCAGTTACTCTTGATTCTTCTTAACTTTCAAATCTCTGCTTCTCGTAGCTCTAGTAAGAAGCAAGGAAGTAGTCCAAAGTAGACCCATTCATTTTGAATTCTTGAAAAAATCTGGCATATAGATCTTCCGTGACACCTCGAAAATTCTTCGATTTTGAGGTGACAACTTTAGAAGGTGACGATGAATTTGAAGTGACGCCTTTAAAAGGTAATGCTCGATTGAATCTCGCAAATAGATCATCTGTAGCACCTCGAGcattcttcttcgattttaaGGTGACGACTTTGGAAGGTAACGATGATTTAGATGCCACCACTTTAGTTGACGAtacttttctttctctcttcGATTTAGGTGTCGATATTATGGTCGAGCCAATAGAGGAAACATCTGATGACGAAGAATCATAGTCAGCTGGTACGGTAGAGGAATCATGTTGATCACTTATGGTGGAGCAGACAGAGGAAGCATCATCTTGGATAGGACCACCAACCTTTTCTCCGTCGATATATGCAAGACATGCACGTAGAATGGTATGGGTACGGTCCCGGAAATGCTGTGCCACGAAGAACTCAAAATCCTTGGGTGGATTATGCATTATTTCCAGCATTGTCTCGCAATTCAATCTAAAAGTTCCTTGATTATAAGCCACTGATTGTTTCTTATAAATCCACCTAGGTAATATCCTTTTGTTAGGCTTAGCAAAATACGGCGTCGAATTCAGTATACGTTCTTGAATCGACATCAAAACTCTCAGTACGTTAGATTTCGACAAGTCAGCATTCCACTTTTTCTTTCTCAAAAGACTTAAGCGAACCTTCCCATCCCATCCCAACTTAGggtgcaattgcaaaccgtgagaATGGTACGTAACATCCGGTGGTTCGTTTGGGTAGCTCGCAGGAAAaattattttgaagaaaaataggCCGTCGTGGAAAGGCGTACCTGGTTCACCAACAATCACTGCTTGTATAAAATCCTTACAGCCTTTGTAAGCCCTAACGAATATCGTACCAGGAAGACCCTCCTTTAGCATTCTCCAATCTTCCATAATCTTCTTTGTACGAATATCTTCTTCACCGGGTTTCGCATTAACCTCATCGCCATGCACAAAGAGGTCATCGTTGAAGATAACTGCAAACTGATTAAATTTGTTCTTATGCTTCAAATATTCTTCTTCGTCTCTTTTTAATCTCTTTTGCAAATCTTCATCTCCCTTGTTTTGAATACCTTGATCTTCTTCCTTCTTGTCAAAAATATTGTCGTCAAAACTCTCCACGTCAAAAATATCCATGCAAGTGTTTATAAGCTTTTCAAAAGTATGTTTGTAGTTAATCTAGCTAATAATTGTCTTGTTTGATATATTTATAGCACTCGGAAAGTAGTCTTTTCTATTAGGAAAAGTACTTAGAATCAGCATCGAACTTCTATTACTTACGAAACCTCTGGtttgatatatttgtttcctattATTTAGAATCGGTCCCCGACTTATAACCCAAAAATGTCACTATCCATAtataaaaactccaacaaaacaaattgttcacaaaaaccccatttaatataaactgtctatattacccttctagtttaaatcaccccaacaaaaacaaaaatcaaccacacttgaatttttattatattgtctcccccaacaagaaataaacaaccaccaataagcaccgccgccaccgataaccaccgccaccacttccgaccaccgccgccatcacctccgaccaccgccaacgccaccttccgccaccgccgccaccgaccaccgccgcaacctccgaccaccacctccgccgccgCCACTGACCActaccgccgccgccgccaccaccgaccaccaccgctcccGCCGCCGCCGCCCGCCGTCGaccgccgccgaccaccaccgacgccaccgaccaccaccgacgCCACCACCGACTACCACCGTCGCCCGCCGCCGCCACCAttgaccaccgccgaccaccaccgccgccaccgaccaccaccgctccgccaccgaccaccaccgctccgccgccaccgcccgccgccgccaccgatactgcgcaattgcaccaccactgccagccaccctaccatccagcaccaccattgtcgaccaccaccgccaccacctccgaccaccaccaccaccaccaccaccgatactacgtaattgcaccaccaataccagccaccctaccatccagcaccaccactgtcgaccaccgccgaccaaaaccagcaccacgaccgcccaccaccaccacctcccaaaaatacgatgaaaccgattttggtttcatcataaatacgatgaaaccgattttggtttcatcttggtttcgtgagaaatcacctgcaagaaattttttaagaggtattatacatcttcatggatagaaatacattgttgaaatacgatgaaaccgattttggtttcatcataaataagatgaaaccataattggtttctgcgcttcaacagcaataccaccagttatgtctcaatacccattactcagcttcacctggtATATCAACAATACCAGCAGCTACACTTTCACACTGCCAATCTGAAAGCGGCGGCAGCAACATCTCCTAGATGACTCTACTCAGCTCCACAATCCAATTCACCACCTTCAATTGCTTCCCATTTTAATTCTAGCCATCATTTTTCTCTATAATCCAATCCAGAATTATAAGATGAAACCATTTCAGTTCATGCAACTTCTTTTTCTCTCGGCAATAGTGGTATCTCCCATCTGCATCTTGTTCAATTCAAGAATCTATTACAGCTCGATACATTGCATCCACTATGTATTGCACAACTGCTCCAGCTAACTGCATCCAACCCTTGaagctcaaaccatacttcccttCTAGTCTATCATCTGCAATTCAGACATTTTTCTGCGCTTCAACAGcaataccaccagttatgtctcaagacccattactcagcttcacctggtacctctttccatctaggtttacaggcaattcctcattttattgcagcacttcattgcacctgcaactacaGATTCACTTCAATCTCATCCTTGGCTTCACTGCAAACACACAAGTTCCACTCATTACAGCTTCAGTTAACTCAACTGACTGAAACCATTACTCCATAGTTGTAGCTTCTGCAACAGTCACCAACTCCAGTTCCATTGCAACTGCAGCCAGGTCCTGTAGTTCAATTCTTGCAACTTTACATCTCCTTCCACAAACAAAACCACCTGCGATGCTTCCATTAAACTCTCCACCAGAAACTGCAATTGAACTTCAGGCCTGCACTTCTTTCTATCTCGCAATCCCttctaaacaacaacaacatgacaGACTATCCCGTCCTCCAAATTCTGCACATACTAACTTCCATTACATCCATTATGCAACCACACTTCTTTAATTCAGTTCGACTGCTCGTCTAATGTAGCACTACCTCCATTTCAAACTCCATCAGCAACAACTTCAGTTTCAATTCAACCACCTGTAGCAGCAACTCCAACTGCCTGCACTTGAGCATCGAACATATCCAGTTAAATGCAAGCATAACATCTCCTCCTTGAGCTGTACCTGCAACTTCACAACTGCCCCACCTCAGTCACAGATTCAACACCACCATCATCTGCCAATTCTTGTTATATGCCCAACCATCATCTCTGTAACATCACTGGTTCATTTCAGCTGCAGTTCTCTTTGCAGTTCAAAACCCATTAGATCCTGTAATTTTTAcctatcctaacatacatctaggttCAGGCCTTTCAAAGCACAACTCCTCCTTCTTGCAGTTCCATCAGTAACTCCAGTTCATCTGTGACTTCATTCATTCAACTACTTCAGTTAAGCATCAGTTACACAATTTGCAAACCTTCTATTCCCTGTAGCTCATAACCATCACTCCATCTCAGTTTCTAGCTTCAGTCTCCGCCATCATTAGCAACATTATCTTCAGCTTACTGTCGCCGCTGCTATCTCCATGTATTGTTCTCAAAAGAAACAGCATAAACAAATCAAACCCATCTACAATTCTTCTCAATTGCAGCATTTCCAGTTTCAAATCTCAGTTCAAGGAAACCCTAATACGACCCCATCTTCTCTGAATCGAACCAAAACTTCCCTTGTTCAACTGGAAATCAAATCCAAGTTAAACCCATCTTCTAAATATTCACAAACTCTTCGAATCGAATACCCATCTTTAACAaacccattttctccttttcatttTCTGATTTCTTCTCTGATATCCACAGCAACAGAAACATCTTCTCAATCCCTTGAATTTCTCGGTTCAGAACTCAATAGTTCCTTCCATCCTCTCTCAAGATCGgactcaatttcatcttcaattttctCCTGCTTCAATTGTACTCATCAGCAGCAGAATCAATTCGTCACCAACCCATatatgttcttcttgttcttcaattgtaATTACAGTTGCAACCCTAATTTCACCAATTTCTTCATCCGATCTTACAGAATCATCAAAACATCACCAGATCCACCTGTGTTTCCTTCTGATTTTTAAAATGAAACTatggttagggttttgattatggtTGATGTGACGTGAAGAGGAGTTGGGGATGGTGATGTTTACGGTGGTGGaaatggtgttggtggtgaaggaattgaaggaggcggaggagggtggtggtagtggtgagatACGGACGTGTAGTGGTGTGTCGGGGGAGAATAAAATTATTGTTGGTGTTCGTGgagatccattgttgctgctggtgatgatggtggtgggagaaggagacggaagaaagaagaaaaaagaaatcagaggagaagaagaataagaaaaggtcaaaagggcatgtttggctttttttaaaataacaaaaactaaatttactcaTTATTATTTGACTTGGGGTTTttttcccagttttatttgaaacggtttttatttggtagaaataatatgacctgttttttcttatcactagtttgttcacctaggggttttgtcagtAGGAAACAAATTTGGTTTTTCGGGGGTCAATGTATTTGCATGATACGGCTTACTTTATGCTTCAGCAGGATCAGTAAGGTACAGAATTCTGAGCAAGAGCTCTACTTTATTATAGCTTCACCCATTTTGTCTGCGCGATCTAGAAGTGCATGTATTGACTAGGCGTGCCTTtttgcagttttttttttaagtatcACGGGTGTTATTTACGAAGGAAAAAGAActgattgaaaatcttaaattcttACCGTCTGACTGGTGTTAGTGTTTTAAACATTGCTCATGACGGATTCAGATCACTACAACAAAAACATATAATGGATCGTTCTTAAAAACAATGATCTAAATACTTGTTGTCTGTGATCTTTGCCGGTATAATATAAAGGGTGATCTATAGATCACAACTCTCCTTCAATGACAAGTGTGATTAATGAAACTTTTTAAGTGTCTGTTATCATTGAGAAATTGCTTTcttcctggtctgagtacaagaagaaactgagacatgagACTGGTGAAGTCACTATGGTTGATTTGGGTAAAAAGATTCAAGTagaagaattgttgtgctccaaggacaaaaTTGTGTCTTTTCAAGGGACATGTCTATCAAAGCTCATATGATTGAACATAAATTTTCCAATGCTAAAAAGGTGAgaagaaccgaaacaactccaagaatGCTTCtcacaagaaaggtatgtttcagaaacctaaatctaataaaattaagggtgcttgttatgcttGTGGAGGTACTGGCCATATGtaggttcactgtagaaaccgtaaggaccttaaaaagaaaaataatgctaatttggttgaaaacaacaaggATGAATTTTTTGGTatggtgtctgaagtaaatttggtaaccaatgtgagagattggtgggtagactctgggctACCAAACATGTGTGTGGAAGCAGAGATATGTTCACCTCCTataataaggtaggggaaggcgagaaactctatatggataactcatctgcagctgcggttgtaggaaaggcaaagttgggctcaagctcacttctggcaagactctcacattgaatgaagttcttcgaGTTCTGGACATctgaaaaaatcttgtttcttgtggtattttagatgataagggtttttaAATTGTAAAATAGAATCCGGGAAATGTGTTTTCACCAAGAGTAAGGATTATGTAGGTCAGGtttataagactgagggtctatataagcttaatgtaaactctgctaCAATGAATAagattgattcttctgcttatgtttgtgtgtcttttaatgtttggcatggtagacttggacatgtaaattataagtcaatgcataaactggctaatttaggctgcatacccaaatttagttggaaaaggaacacaaatgtgagatatgcgtagaatcaaagtttGCTAGAagaccttttagcaaaaatgttcatagaaattataaacccttagaattaattcactcagacctagctgacttgaaatcagttcaaactagaggtggtaagaaatggtttgttacttttatagatgactgtacgaggtattgtcatatttattttcttagaggtaaggataatgccttagaagcctttaatatgtataaactagaagttaaaaaccaattgaatgctaccattaaaaaaattaggtctgaccgtggtggtgaataCAAAATTCATATAGGATATTTTTGTGTAGAACAtagcataatacacgaggttacccctcagTCTAATGGTATAGCTGAACGTAAAAATAATtatacccttaaggatatgatgaatgtcaTGTTAATTAtctcaggattaccttcgaacttgtgggggaaaGCTATCCTTTCAGCTtgctatatcctgaatagagtaccctttaaaggatcatataaaactccatatgaattgtggaaagaTAGACAACCTTTttttgcatacttcaaagtgtgggggtgtttggct
This genomic stretch from Papaver somniferum cultivar HN1 chromosome 5, ASM357369v1, whole genome shotgun sequence harbors:
- the LOC113279356 gene encoding putative ubiquitin-conjugating enzyme E2 38; the encoded protein is MDIFDVESFDDNIFDKKEEDQGIQNKGDEDLQKRLKRDEEEYLKHKNKFNQFAVIFNDDLFVHGDEVNAKPGEEDIRTKKIMEDWRMLKEGLPGTIFVRAYKGCKDFIQAVIVGEPGTPFHDGLFFFKIIFPASYPNEPPDVTYHSHGLQLHPKLGWDGKVRLSLLRKKKWNADLSKSNVLRVLMSIQERILNSTPYFAKPNKRILPRWIYKKQSVAYNQGTFRLNCETMLEIMHNPPKDFEFFVAQHFRDRTHTILRACLAYIDGEKVGGPIQDDASSVCSTISDQHDSSTVPADYDSSSSDVSSIGSTIISTPKSKRERKVSSTKVVASKSSLPSKVVTLKSKKNARGATDDLFARFNRALPFKGVTSNSSSPSKVVTSKSKNFRGVTEDLYARFFQEFKMNGSTLDYFLASY